TAATGCTTTTACTTGAGCCAAGAGTCTTTCAGAAACAACTTCTCTACCTtataggggtaaggtctgcgtacacacTACCCTCCCCAAACACAACTTGTGGGGGATTACACTAGGCTTGTTGTTGCAGTGATCTCAATTGAAATTATACGTGTGTGATTGATATTCAGGGGatcaaacaataaaaaaattcaagagaTTGTAGATTTGAAGACATACACTAAacaaaagtaaataataatGATTAAGAATACGGAAGAGAAAATTATCCTAGAGTTATGCCCCCGATTTATCCAATCCTGTTGCATATCCATTTAGTCAGTCCATTAAAAATCTAGTTTACTAGCCACGGTTGATTTTACTTCGTTTTTGATATATGATAAATCGACGCCTGTTTAAACTactgaaacatagatttttctGTGATCATCTCAAGTAATAAGAATGTAGTTGTATCTCTAACTCTGCATCTGCCTTAGCAAGACAAACTAAGTAAAGGTCTATAACTAACTTGTCACTTGCTAGGCTATAAGTTAGTCAAAGCCGCTAATTATTACCGGACGAATTGCTGGATCACTGAACAGGCCCTAGCCGTCCTTGTGTTGTTCTCCTCTCAAAAGTCATAATATCCTCTCAAAAATGTGTAGGAGGTGTATTTATAGTGATAGGATTTGAGCTTGGGTCGAAGCTCTTCTTACCGTGCAAAACCGACTCGGAGTGCAAAAATATCATTGGTGTGCCGCACAGGGTATCATGCCCATGCGTCGCATCAAGCCATTTCTTCTGAGGGTGAAATTTTGTAAACCCTGCAGGAAAATACACTGGTGTGGCCAGGCTAGCTATCCCATATGATGCATCAAGACAAATTTCACGAGATGtcattttttcaacttttcttgcaTACTCTTGGACCTTGGGTGCTTAGCTCGATTCGGATACTTGGGAATGACTTCTAATTAGACTTCAAAGTCATTTTGCCATCTCTTTTTGCATCAAATCATCAGATTTCCATCAAATCATATCCTACACACACGAAACACATATATCAAACATTAAGTGGTCGAATGAAAAACACAAGAAAGGAGTAACAAATATGAGACAGAATGTTATCTAAAAATATGTACTACTAGACGTCGATAACTCCCAAAAAAAATGAGAGAGAAAGAAGGAAGTGACTTCAAACATCAAATAAGGACCGATAGGAATTTGCTTTGAACTGTTTGATTCTATTCCTTTATCCTCATCTTCCTTCTCCAAATGTCACTCCATTTTGGCCTCTCTAATAGTAAATGTGGCCATGATGGCTGTAGATGGTGCCAGAACACATTTGAACCAACAATTTCTAAATGCCACGACTTATATATAGTTTTTCTCTTGTGTTTTCTAATGGATTGTGTTTAAAAACTTGGGGATGTTAATGAAAATTGTGATAAGGAATGAAGGCTGTGGGATGTGGTCTTTTATGCAGGCAATTCAGATGTCTAGCTGAGTTCTTTTGGGGGAATTGGGAGAATGACATGATAGATAAAGAAGTAACATATAGAATTAAATAGGATAGCTGATATAGAGAAAGTAAAATGCTATAGAAAAATGGCAGGCTGGATACTTTGCGATACTAGATATGTGCTTGACACTACTCCGTATCTGATCTTTATCTATTCCCCCTTTGTTGCATTCCTGGTTCTTTGTTCCGATTTTCTTCCGTCTCCTTCCCTATCTCTCCCTATCTCTGTCCATATCACTTACCTGAATCATGTCTTCCTGCAGGGAAGCCTTTACAGAGGTGCATCACGGAGAGAGAAGCCCAGAGGACGTAATCAGGGGTTAACCCAACAGAAAAGGCAAGAAATAAGAGAGGCTTTTGAGCTTTTTGATACAGACAACTCTGGTAATAAAATAAACCTCAAGGAATCCATACTATGCAGTTTTTTGATGCTCAAACTTTCTGACTGTTATTTTTTGCAACTTATTTAGGAACCATTGATGCCAAAGAGCTCAATGTTGCTATGAGGTTTGTGATACTTCTTTGCTATTCCTTGTAACGTCCTGGATGTCTGATTAACAACCTAAAAATTTACTTTGTGTCTTTTTGATCATCTACTTTCTCACACTTTTCTGTCTGTGGTACCCTTACGGCTTCATTTTTATTGATAAGTAAAACTTATATCATTTGTTACAGGGCTCTGGGTTTTGAAGCAACTGAAGAGGTATTTATATGCTAGTTCTTATGTTTTTTTCTGATAACTATATGCTACTGTATATTTCTGTTTAACAGCATATTTCATACAGTGAAGATACTGAATTACAACAATATCTGTACTTTTTCCTGAAGCAAATAACTTGAATTCATGAGATGCAATAATTTACTTTTCGTCCTATTACAGATGGTGCTTTTCTTGCATTATGACTGCCAACTGAAGATAATCTAATTTTCCTTGTAGTCTTGGAATTTGTGTCTGGTGCTTTTGCTCTTTCATATTCAAGTTGCAGATTGATGTACTGTGTTTCCCCTCCTTTTTGCTTCAACCTTCTGATACCCTGCAATGGTTAACATAAAGTTCTTTCATCTTAGGTTTTCTTTTCTGTTTTGGACAAATAGTGGTTGAGCTTATTTAAAGACTCTGCTCCTTTCTATTGATAGTATGATACACTAATCCAGATTCCTGGGAAATATCTTGGATGGCTATCAATTAATGCATTAATAGCTACTGTTTAGCAGCGGTTCCACTTTGTACATGATTTTCTAAGTAGATAGCCTGGTTGCAGATTTTAGAATGATATCAACCTTAacatatattgagttgcattatTTTGTGTTTGACTTGTGGTGAATTGACACTCAAGATGTAAGTGATGTGGTCTTTAGTTAGTCGTGCGGCTTATTGTTTTGAATCTGGGAAATAAAGGAAATCTATGGATTATTTAAGAGTTCTTTGAgtttttcttgttttgcttCTGGTCTATATTCATCTTAGCCTTTAACATGATGGCTGGTCAGTGATCCCATTGGCAAAATATTAAGAAGATTTGGCCTTAGGTGCCTGTATCAGGATTTTAACCTTTCTAATGTCTGATGACTCTTTCCTTGTTATTTGGCAAGTCATTTTAGGAATAAGTTCATTCTTACTTTCTCTCTCTCCTGTGCTAATTTGGAGCCTTTCCATTGTGTCGAATGCTGTTTATTCCTGAATTAAATCCTTGGTTTTAGTTTTCTTCGTTTCTGCCCTTGTTGGTTATTCTCATATGTGTGTGCTCATGATTGTGTTTGTTATTCCAGGAGATCAATCGAATGATTGCAGAAGTTGATAAGGATGGCAGTGGTGCAATTGATTTTGATGAATTTGTGCACATGATGACTGCCAAGTTTGGAGAAAGGGACACTAAAGAAGAGCTCATGAAGGCATTTCACATTATTGATCAAGATAAAAATGTGCTTGCTTTTCTTGCCCTCCTGCTTTCTGCTTATTTGGTTATCTTCCTCACAGTTAGCTTGTTTTCTTGGCTTGTTACTTATCAGTAAAGCATTTAAATGCAGGGTAAAATCTCTTTTGCAGACATTCAAAGAATCACTGATGAGTTGGGGGAGCGATTTACTGACAGAGAAATCCAGGATATGATAGAAGAGGCAGATCGTGATCGTAAGTTAGGCTTTATTTCCTAGTATTCCTATTGTGGCTTTAGTGCTTCTACTGTTAAAATGTATGTtggtcttttttattttgttgataGCCAAGAAATCCCCAAGGGTTGGTGCATGGTCTgaaactcggtggataatggaCTTGCCTCTCTATCCTTCTCCACTTAGATACTATGCTTTTATCTGGGGTGGGGTTCAAAACCGTGATGTGTCCCTAATCCACACCTCACAAACTACGCTCTTACTTCTATACCAAAGCCCTTGGGTCTTCAATATAGTTGGTATGTAAGATATTTTTGCTTCGAAGATCTCAAGCTCCTGAAAAGACCTAGCTATTCCAAAAACTGTTATAACCAAATTCCTCTTAATATATTACCAGTTAAGGGTGGCAAATGGGCAATTTGGGCTGAATTTGTCCGGGTCAAAATGGGCTGAAATGATAAATGGGTCATTACTCAACCTGCCCAAAGTTAAGTCGACTGAGATGGGTATGAATGGTTCATAACTCATAACCCTAATCGCCCAACTTGACTCATAATTTTTCCGTTTCAAACTTATATTCCATGATTCCCCTGGATCTCCATCTAATAAAAGAAACCTATAGAATAatggaattgatgatttgactgCATTATTGGTTAGACATCAAGATTAAATTGGCAATATGATACCAAAATACATTTTGTTCTTTTCattgttattttaaatttaacagAAAGTCTGTCTTAATTATGCGAGCACAAAAATTATTATGCGAGCACAAAAATTAGTTAAGTCCATAAAAAGGAACTACTCTGATTgttggaaaatgttttcttaCCTTTTTGCTTCCAAAGAGTTGAATTATGTGAAACATGACtagaattttaaaatcaaattagtTTATATTGATAAGATCAAATTGCTAGATGTAACTTTCTCGTGTGATTTGTGAAGTATCTAATTTTTgaaataagaaattaaattaatatatccCAATTGAACTTCTGAAATTGGTCAAACTTGCATTACAGAAACATCAAAACAATTGTGTTGGTTAACAGAGATTTGTTTTCTAAAAATGATTTTCGGTTTTAAGAACTTGATAGATAATTCTTTTGACAACAATTGTTTCATTTAGGAACCTCAATTCGTTCGAACTGTTGTTCTTAACTGATCGAAATGTCTCTTGGCATGTCTATATAGAAAACAACCGAAGTTGTCTAATACTCTGTTTGGATCATTGTTACCCATCGTTTCATAATGTATCGTATTGTATTGTACTGTATGATAGATACAATGTTTGGCTAGACTGTATTGTTTGCTGCTGTTTAATAACATTTTTATTGTTTGGTTTGACTGTATCGTACTGTATTGTGATTGATAAGTTTACTAAAATAcccttaattattttaaattttaaaataacaacACTAGCATGCATAATCTTTTCATGTCAtatgaaaataacataaaataaatcatcaattataattatattatcaaaCACTATCATCACATCTATATTTATGATAGATTTAATTAAAAAGcaataattaagaaaatttggaaaaagGAGAAAAGGTAAGAAGATACTACTTTGTATCAACTaactaattaatatatttatccGTTCACCAATTGTTAACTCTAAATCATTaactataaaattttaatccatTCAATAATTGTTAATTCAATTACCCATACCAATAAATTGATAAGCTAATTAAATATTTGTCAGCCTGCAACAATGTAGACGTATGGCCATGCATATCATTTTATTCATAACTTAGAtcatactaataataatatctatAATAAGTATGCTATAAATTTTCataataaaacaaataattcCAATAATTCGCAACTTAAAATGCATAACAAAATAATTGTCACTACCGAAATATTCATATCGtttataaaatcaaaaatacttaaaattccAATAAAATTAATCTAAACTTAATCACGTGCTAGCATCATGGTCAATAAAAGAGTCTTGCGTTCTTCTTGTGGACATCCCATCAGTGTGCGGCATATATTTGCGTCTTTACAAATGAATATATAAGCCTTTGAGTTCATATGAGATTCCAAATTTATCTCTGTCACCATTTGCCATATCTCGCTTTCAGAAATAGGTGACATAGTTGAAAGTCGATTAATGGCATGAGCCAAATTATCCATGCCACctctcaacatatcatccatGCCTTCAAGATATATTCTTGTGGACATCCCATCAGTGTGCGACATATATTTGCGTCTTTACAAATGAATATATAAGCCTTTGAGTTCATATGAGATTCCAAATTTATCTCTGTCACCATTTGCCATATCTCGCTTTCAGAAATAGGTGACATAGTTGAAAGTCGATTAATGGCATGAGCCAAATTATCCATGCCACctctcaacatatcatccatGCCTTCAAGATAAATGTTTAgactttttatttcttataGGAGTTGGTACCTCTGAATAGACATTTGATGTAGGTGTGTCATTAGTTGCTTGACTTTGCTCATCATGTCTGTGTTCCTCGATATTTTCCAATGAGGCAGCATTCATAGAAATCATTTCGTCAACCTCATCAATAGTTAACGAACTAGTACTTGATCTTTTCAAATTTTTACTGGCATCTCTTTTTTAACATGTCTGGTCCAGTCTCAACATGCTTTCCAGTAGCTCTATCCTTTCCATATAGCATCATTAACTTATCATAATTTCTGATAGACTTGGTCCTCAAATCAGCAGCTTCGGGCTTAGCCTACACATAAAAAGTACAACACATTAAGATATAcgttaaaatataaaaataagagcaaaactaataaatatgaaaataccTGAATTAATTGATCCCATACTTCAGGTTCAGCATCCCACATATTTGTGATGGGATCCCATGCAAATCCCCTCATCCCCATTTGAAATGTATCATAGTATTTGCTGAATTGTTTTTTAattgttctcatatgaattaaTTGATCCCATACTTCAGGTTCAGCATCCCACATATTTGTGATGGGATCCCATGCAAATCCACTCATCCCCATTTGAAATGTATCATAGTGTTTGCTGAATTGTTTTTTAATTGTTCTCATCTGATTGTGAATTCTCTCCTCATTAATAATTTTACCAGAAAATTTTGATCGTAGTTCCCTCAATATGTTATCCAGTGTGTGTGTAGTGAAAGATCCACCAACCCTGTTTCCAAGATCATGCTCACGacaaaatgcatcaattaatGTATCATCCATAGAATAT
This Solanum dulcamara chromosome 1, daSolDulc1.2, whole genome shotgun sequence DNA region includes the following protein-coding sequences:
- the LOC129903744 gene encoding caltractin-like, which gives rise to MNMTRHEGSLYRGASRREKPRGRNQGLTQQKRQEIREAFELFDTDNSGTIDAKELNVAMRALGFEATEEEINRMIAEVDKDGSGAIDFDEFVHMMTAKFGERDTKEELMKAFHIIDQDKNGKISFADIQRITDELGERFTDREIQDMIEEADRDRDGEVNVEDFMRMMRRTNFGH